A single Mus caroli chromosome 15, CAROLI_EIJ_v1.1, whole genome shotgun sequence DNA region contains:
- the Eif3d gene encoding eukaryotic translation initiation factor 3 subunit D — MAKFMTPVIQDNPSGWGPCAVPEQFRDMPYQPFSKGDRLGKVADWTGATYQDKRYTNKYSSQFGGGSQYAYFHEEDETSFQLVDTARTQKTAYQRNRMRFAQRNLRRDKDRRNMVQFNLQTLPKSAKQKERERIRLQKKFQKQFGVRQKWDQKSQKPRDSSVEVRSDWEVKEEMDFPQLMKMRYLEVSEPQDIECCGALEYYDKAFDRITTRSEKPLRSIKRIFHTVTTTDDPVIRKLAKTQGNVFATDAILATLMSCTRSVYSWDIVVQRVGSKLFFDKRDNSDFDLLTVSETANEPPQDEGNSFNSPRNLAMEATYINHNFSQQCLRMGRERYNFPNPNPFVEDDMDKNEIASVAYRYRRWKLGDDIDLIVRCEHDGVMTGANGEVSFINIKTLNEWDSRHCNGVDWRQKLDSQRGAVIATELKNNSYKLARWTCCALLAGSEYLKLGYVSRYHVKDSSRHVILGTQQFKPNEFASQINLSVENAWGILRCVIDICMKLEEGKYLILKDPNKQVIRVYSLPDGTFSSEEDEEDEEEEEEEEEEEET; from the exons ATGGCGAAGTTCATGACACCTGTGATCCAGGACAACCCCTCAGGCTGGGGTCCCTGTGCTGTTCCTGAGCAGTTTCGGGATATGCCCTACCAGCCATTCAGCAAAGGAGATCGGCTGGGGAAG GTTGCAGACTGGACAGGAGCCACATACCAGGACAAGAGGTACACAA ACAAGTATTCCTCTCAGTTCGGTGGGGGAAGTCAGTATGCCTATTTCCATGAGGAAGATGAGACGAGCTTCCAGCTGGTGGACACGGCACGGACGCAGAAGACCGCCTACCAGCGGAACCGGATGAGGTTTGCACAG CGGAACCTCCGCAGAGACAAAGATCGGAGGAACATGGTGCAGTTCAACCTACAGACACTGCCCAAGAGTGCCAAGCAGAAAGAGAG AGAACGAATTCGCTTGCAGAAAAAATTCCAGAAGCAATTTGGAGTGAGGCAAAAATGGGACCAGAAGTCACAG AAACCCCGAGACTCCTCAGTTGAAGTCCGCAGTGACTGGGAGGTGAAGGAGGAGATGGACTTCCCTCAGCTGATGAAGATGCGCTACTTGGAAGTGTCAGAGCCTCAAGACAT cgAGTGCTGCGGAGCCCTGGAGTACTACGACAAAGCCTTTGACCGCATCACCACGAGGAGTGAGAAGCCCCTGCGGAGCATCAAGCGCATCTTTCACACCGTCACCACCACAGACGACCCTGTCATCCGGAAG CTGGCAAAAACGCAGGGCAATGTGTTTGCCACCGATGCCATCCTGGCCACGCTGATGAGCTGCACCCGCTCCGTGTACTCCTGGGACATCGTTGTCCAGAGAGTCGGCTCTAAACTCTTTTTTGACAAGAGGGACAACTCTGACTTTG ACCTCCTGACTGTGAGTGAGACAGCCAATGAGCCGCCTCAAGATGAAGGCAACTCCTTCAACTCACCCCGGAACCTGGCCATGGAAGCCACCTACATCAACCACAACTTCTCCCAGCAGTGCCTGAGAATG GGGAGAGAAAGATACAATTTCCCCAACCCAAACCCATTTGTGGAGGACGACATGGATAAGAATGAGATCGCCTCTGTCGCTTACCG TTACCGCAGATGGAAGCTTGGAGATGACATTGACCTTATCGTCCGCTGTGAGCACGATGGCGTCATGACCGGGGCCAACGGGGAAGTGTCCTTCATCAACATCAAGACGCTCAATGAATGGGACTCCAGG CATTGTAATGGCGTTGACTGGCGTCAGAAGCTGGACTCTCAGCGTGGGGCTGTCATCGCCACTGAATTGAAGAACAATAGCTACAAGTTGGCACGGTGGACCTGCTGTGCTTTGCTGGCTGGATCTGAGTACCTGAAGCTTGG GTATGTGTCCCGGTACCACGTAAAGGACTCCTCACGCCATGTCATCCTGGGCACCCAGCAATTTAAACCCAATGAGTTTGCCAGCCAGATCAACCTGAGCGTGGAGAATGCCTGGGGCATCCTGCGCTGCGTCATCGACATCTGCATGAAGCTGGAGGAGGGCAAGTACCTCATCCTCAAGGACCCCAACAAGCAGGTCATCCGAGTCTACAGCCTGCCTGATGGCACCTTCAGCTCTGAGGAGGAcgaagaggacgaggaggaggaagaggaggaagaagaag aGGAAGAAACTTAA